The Streptomyces sp. NBC_01275 genome has a segment encoding these proteins:
- a CDS encoding response regulator transcription factor, producing MVVDDHPMWRDAVARDLAESGFDVVATAGDGEQAVRRAKATTPDVLVLDLNLPAKPGVQVCKEVVAADPALRVLVLSASGEHADVLEAVKSGATGYLLKSASTEELLDAVRRTAVGDPVFTPGLAGLVLGEYRRLASDPGPAAGADEPNAPRLTDRETEVLRLVAKGLSYKQIAERLVISHRTVQNHVQNTLGKLQLHNRVELVRYAIERGLDDE from the coding sequence ATGGTGGTCGACGACCACCCCATGTGGCGGGACGCGGTCGCCCGGGACCTCGCCGAGTCCGGCTTCGACGTGGTCGCCACGGCGGGCGACGGCGAGCAGGCCGTGCGCCGCGCGAAGGCGACCACGCCCGATGTGCTGGTGCTGGACCTGAACCTGCCCGCGAAGCCCGGCGTCCAGGTCTGCAAGGAGGTCGTCGCCGCCGACCCCGCGCTGCGCGTCCTGGTCCTGTCCGCGAGCGGCGAGCACGCGGACGTGCTGGAGGCGGTGAAGTCCGGCGCGACCGGCTATCTGCTGAAGTCGGCGTCCACGGAGGAACTGCTGGACGCGGTGCGCCGTACGGCGGTCGGCGATCCGGTGTTCACCCCGGGCCTGGCCGGACTGGTCCTCGGCGAGTACCGCCGCCTGGCCTCCGACCCCGGCCCCGCCGCCGGCGCCGACGAGCCGAACGCGCCCCGGCTGACCGACCGGGAGACCGAGGTGCTGCGCCTGGTCGCCAAGGGCCTGAGCTACAAGCAGATCGCCGAACGCCTCGTCATCTCCCACCGCACGGTCCAGAACCACGTCCAGAACACCCTCGGCAAGCTCCAGCTGCACAACAGGGTGGAACTGGTGCGGTACGCGATCGAGCGAGGCCTCGACGACGAGTGA
- a CDS encoding MacS family sensor histidine kinase — MAKRVKVMRMSVELPLWRALTAYRVLTMLYAVGLFATAYDGFARPGVAIAYFVVLCGWTLATLPRVQNAAACTKRFLAVDLTIALGGILLTPLADDHQRILDGGPTLPSIWTAGSVLAFAIKGGWRWAAFASTAVAVANLAERGAPARDTVHNVILVWVASIAIGYVVEVARASERTLARALEIEAATRERERLARDIHDGVLQVLAMVQRRGAVLGGEAAELGRMAGEQEVALRTLVAGGLLPVSRVSEDESEGAVVRVVEDEDDEDGAGAGHVDERTPVDLRALLAPYAAARVSLAEPGAPVLLPPAAARELAAAVGAALDNVRRHAGEDARAWLLVEDEPDAVVVTVRDDGPGIPEGRLAQAEGEGRLGVAQSIRGRLRDLGGSAELISTPGQGTEVELTVPKSTQDTKDARGKAGRR; from the coding sequence ATGGCCAAGCGCGTGAAAGTCATGAGGATGTCGGTCGAGCTGCCGCTGTGGCGTGCGCTCACCGCCTACCGGGTGCTGACGATGCTCTACGCGGTCGGCCTGTTCGCCACCGCCTACGACGGGTTCGCCCGCCCCGGCGTCGCCATCGCCTACTTCGTCGTCCTGTGCGGCTGGACGCTCGCCACCCTGCCCCGTGTGCAGAACGCGGCCGCCTGCACGAAACGGTTCCTCGCCGTCGACCTCACGATCGCGCTCGGCGGCATCCTCCTCACCCCGCTCGCCGACGACCACCAGCGCATCCTCGACGGCGGCCCGACCCTGCCGTCGATATGGACCGCCGGCTCCGTCCTGGCGTTCGCCATCAAGGGCGGCTGGCGCTGGGCGGCCTTCGCCTCCACCGCCGTCGCCGTCGCCAACCTCGCCGAGCGCGGCGCCCCGGCCCGCGACACCGTCCACAACGTCATCCTCGTCTGGGTCGCCTCCATCGCCATCGGCTACGTCGTCGAGGTCGCCCGTGCCTCCGAACGCACCCTGGCCCGCGCCCTGGAGATCGAGGCCGCGACCCGGGAACGGGAGCGGCTCGCCCGGGACATCCACGACGGCGTGCTCCAGGTGCTGGCCATGGTGCAGCGGCGCGGCGCGGTCCTGGGCGGAGAGGCGGCCGAGCTGGGCCGGATGGCCGGCGAGCAGGAGGTCGCGCTGCGCACCCTGGTCGCCGGCGGCCTCCTCCCCGTCTCCCGGGTGTCGGAGGACGAGTCCGAGGGCGCGGTCGTACGGGTGGTGGAAGACGAGGACGACGAGGACGGGGCCGGGGCCGGGCACGTCGACGAGCGCACCCCCGTCGACCTGCGCGCCCTGCTCGCCCCGTACGCCGCCGCCCGGGTCAGCCTCGCCGAGCCCGGCGCCCCGGTGCTGCTGCCCCCGGCCGCCGCGAGAGAGCTGGCCGCCGCGGTCGGCGCCGCCCTGGACAACGTACGCAGGCACGCGGGTGAGGACGCCCGGGCCTGGCTGCTGGTCGAGGACGAGCCCGACGCGGTCGTCGTCACCGTGCGGGACGACGGGCCCGGCATCCCGGAGGGGCGGCTGGCCCAGGCCGAGGGCGAGGGGCGGCTCGGCGTCGCCCAGTCGATCCGAGGCCGGTTGCGCGACCTCGGAGGCAGCGCCGAGCTGATCTCGACGCCGGGACAGGGCACGGAGGTCGAACTGACGGTGCCGAAGAGCACACAGGACACGAAGGACGCACGGGGGAAGGCAGGCCGGCGATGA
- a CDS encoding 1-acyl-sn-glycerol-3-phosphate acyltransferase produces MKVAIGGPLKVAFRPWVEGLENIPAEGAAILASNHLSFSDSFFLPAVLDRKVTFIAKAEYFTTPGVKGRLTAAFFKGVGQLPVDRSGARGAGEAAIKSGIDVLERGELFGIYPEGTRSPDGRLYRGKPGGLARVALATGAPVIPVAMIDTEKIQPPGQVMPKLMRPGIRIGRPLDFSRYQGMDHDRFVLRAVTDEVMYEIMKLSGQEYVDIYATAAKRQISDAAKAEKEAEKAAKAALAQAVKEQAEKEKAEQERAEREKTGEQ; encoded by the coding sequence ATGAAGGTCGCTATCGGAGGACCGCTGAAGGTCGCCTTCAGACCCTGGGTGGAAGGTCTGGAGAACATCCCCGCCGAGGGCGCCGCGATCCTGGCGAGCAACCACCTGTCCTTCTCGGACTCGTTCTTCCTGCCCGCGGTCCTCGACCGCAAGGTCACCTTCATCGCGAAGGCCGAGTACTTCACCACGCCCGGAGTGAAGGGCCGGCTGACGGCGGCCTTCTTCAAGGGCGTCGGCCAGCTCCCGGTGGACCGCTCCGGCGCACGCGGCGCGGGCGAGGCCGCGATCAAGAGCGGCATCGACGTCCTGGAGCGCGGCGAGCTGTTCGGCATCTACCCGGAGGGCACGCGCTCGCCCGACGGCCGCCTCTACCGGGGCAAGCCCGGCGGCCTCGCGCGCGTGGCGCTCGCCACCGGCGCGCCCGTCATCCCGGTCGCCATGATCGACACCGAGAAGATCCAGCCGCCGGGGCAGGTGATGCCGAAGCTGATGAGGCCCGGCATCCGCATCGGCCGACCGCTGGACTTCAGCCGCTACCAGGGCATGGACCACGACCGGTTCGTTCTGCGCGCGGTGACCGACGAGGTCATGTACGAGATCATGAAGCTCTCCGGCCAGGAGTACGTCGACATCTACGCGACCGCCGCCAAGCGGCAGATCTCGGACGCGGCGAAGGCCGAGAAGGAAGCCGAGAAGGCCGCGAAGGCGGCGCTTGCGCAGGCCGTCAAGGAACAGGCGGAGAAGGAGAAGGCCGAGCAGGAGCGGGCCGAGAGGGAAAAGACCGGGGAGCAGTAG
- a CDS encoding carboxylesterase, which produces MPVLPGAEPYRHEGGEVGVLLCHGFTGSPQSLRPWARYLAGQGLTVSLPLLPGHGTRWEDMALTGWQDWYAEVDRELRALRDRCARVFVAGLSMGGALALRLAAKHGEGAGGAGFGGGGGGGAAGGVEGVIVVNPANKVHGLSAYALPVARHLVRTTKGIASDIAKEGAVETGYDRVPLHAAHSLRAFLRQVDGELPQVTQPLLLLHSAQDHVVPPADSARILGRVSSTDVTEILLEQSYHVATLDLDADRIFEESYAFIARIAPSVGKEGTAVGG; this is translated from the coding sequence GTGCCGGTCCTTCCTGGAGCCGAGCCGTACCGCCATGAGGGCGGGGAGGTCGGGGTCCTCCTCTGCCACGGTTTCACCGGTTCCCCGCAGTCGCTGCGTCCCTGGGCGCGGTATCTGGCCGGGCAGGGCCTGACCGTCTCGCTGCCTCTGCTGCCGGGACACGGCACGCGCTGGGAGGACATGGCGCTCACCGGCTGGCAGGACTGGTACGCGGAGGTGGACCGCGAGCTGCGCGCCCTGCGGGACCGTTGCGCCCGGGTGTTCGTGGCCGGCCTGTCCATGGGCGGCGCGCTGGCGCTGCGCCTCGCCGCGAAGCACGGGGAGGGCGCGGGCGGCGCCGGATTCGGCGGCGGGGGCGGCGGCGGAGCCGCGGGCGGGGTCGAGGGCGTCATCGTCGTCAACCCGGCGAACAAGGTGCACGGTCTGTCCGCGTACGCCCTTCCGGTGGCCCGCCATCTCGTGCGGACGACGAAGGGGATCGCGAGCGACATCGCGAAGGAGGGCGCCGTGGAGACCGGGTACGACCGGGTGCCGTTGCACGCGGCGCACTCCCTGCGGGCCTTCCTGCGGCAGGTCGACGGCGAGTTGCCGCAGGTGACCCAGCCGCTGCTGCTTCTGCACAGCGCGCAGGACCATGTCGTGCCGCCGGCCGACTCGGCCCGGATCCTCGGCCGGGTGTCGTCCACGGACGTGACCGAGATCCTCCTGGAACAGAGCTACCACGTGGCAACGTTGGACCTCGATGCGGACCGGATCTTCGAGGAGAGCTACGCGTTCATCGCCCGGATCGCGCCCAGTGTCGGCAAGGAAGGGACGGCCGTAGGTGGCTGA
- a CDS encoding endonuclease/exonuclease/phosphatase family protein — translation MATSTPLLPNSRTESDGSAVIRVLSYNIRSMRDDTDALARVIAACAPDLVLVQEAPLFFRWRKKLARLAAASGLVILTGGGSAAGPALLCSLRATVERTADVLLPLTPGQFRRGFATAVVRFGGARLGVLSCHLSLRQDERYEQGGMLLDRLAGMGVPHAIAGGDLNDRPDGRTFRRLAESLQDCRATAPWGGEHTFPQLGPDRRIDAIFATKGVEVLGCGVPLGLEGVTEADLRAATDHLPVLAALRVQALADLPTDGRNRPLSPP, via the coding sequence ATGGCGACCTCGACCCCGCTGCTGCCCAACTCCCGGACCGAATCAGACGGTTCGGCCGTCATCCGAGTCCTCAGCTACAACATCCGCTCGATGCGCGACGACACCGACGCCCTCGCCCGTGTGATCGCCGCCTGCGCCCCCGACCTGGTCCTCGTCCAAGAAGCCCCCCTCTTCTTCCGCTGGCGCAAGAAGCTCGCCCGGCTCGCCGCGGCCTCCGGGCTGGTGATCCTCACCGGCGGCGGCTCGGCCGCGGGCCCGGCGCTGCTGTGCTCACTGCGGGCGACGGTCGAGCGGACGGCGGACGTGCTGCTTCCGCTCACCCCGGGACAGTTCCGACGGGGCTTCGCCACGGCGGTCGTACGGTTCGGAGGCGCACGGCTCGGCGTACTGAGCTGTCATCTCAGCCTCCGACAGGACGAGCGGTACGAGCAGGGCGGCATGCTGCTCGACCGGCTGGCCGGGATGGGCGTCCCCCACGCGATCGCGGGCGGCGACCTCAACGACCGCCCCGACGGCCGGACCTTCCGCCGGCTGGCCGAGAGCCTCCAGGACTGCCGGGCGACCGCTCCCTGGGGCGGCGAGCACACGTTCCCGCAGCTCGGTCCGGACCGCCGGATCGACGCGATCTTCGCTACGAAGGGCGTCGAGGTACTGGGCTGCGGGGTGCCGCTCGGCCTCGAGGGCGTCACCGAAGCCGACCTGCGGGCAGCCACGGACCATCTGCCGGTGCTGGCCGCGCTGCGCGTGCAGGCTCTGGCCGACCTGCCGACCGACGGGCGGAACCGACCGCTCTCTCCGCCCTAG
- a CDS encoding ROK family glucokinase has translation MGLTIGVDIGGTKIAAGVVDEEGNILSTFKVPTPTTPEAIVDAIASAVEGARAGHDIVGVGIGAAGYVNRQRSTVYFAPNIDWRQEPLKEKVEARVGLPVVVENDANAAAWGEYKFGAGKGHRNVICITLGTGLGGGIIIGNKLRRGHFGVAAEFGHIRMVPDGLLCGCGSQGCWEQYASGRALVRYAKQRANATPEHAETLLGLGDGTPDGIEGKHISMAARQGDPVAVDSYRELARWAGAGLADLASLFDPSAFIVGGGLSDEGELVLDPIRKSYKRWLVGGNWRPVADVIAAQLGNKAGLVGAADLAREPDPIM, from the coding sequence ATGGGACTCACCATCGGCGTCGACATCGGCGGCACGAAGATCGCGGCCGGCGTGGTCGACGAGGAAGGCAACATCCTCTCGACCTTCAAGGTGCCGACCCCCACCACGCCGGAGGCCATCGTGGACGCCATCGCCTCGGCGGTGGAGGGCGCGCGCGCCGGACACGACATCGTGGGCGTGGGCATCGGCGCCGCCGGCTACGTCAACCGTCAGCGTTCGACGGTCTACTTCGCACCCAACATCGACTGGCGCCAGGAGCCGCTGAAGGAGAAGGTCGAGGCCCGCGTGGGCCTCCCGGTCGTCGTGGAGAACGACGCCAACGCCGCGGCCTGGGGCGAGTACAAGTTCGGCGCCGGCAAGGGCCACCGCAACGTCATCTGCATCACCCTCGGCACCGGCCTCGGCGGCGGCATCATCATCGGCAACAAGCTGCGCCGCGGCCACTTCGGCGTCGCCGCCGAGTTCGGCCACATCCGCATGGTGCCGGACGGCCTGCTGTGCGGCTGCGGCTCACAGGGCTGCTGGGAGCAGTACGCGTCCGGACGTGCCCTCGTGCGCTACGCCAAGCAGCGCGCCAACGCCACCCCGGAGCACGCGGAGACCCTGCTGGGCCTGGGCGACGGCACCCCCGACGGCATCGAGGGCAAGCACATCTCCATGGCCGCCCGCCAGGGCGACCCGGTCGCGGTCGACTCCTACCGCGAGCTCGCCCGCTGGGCCGGCGCCGGTCTCGCCGACCTCGCCTCCCTCTTCGACCCGTCCGCCTTCATCGTCGGCGGCGGCCTCTCCGACGAGGGCGAACTGGTCCTCGACCCGATCCGCAAGTCCTACAAGCGCTGGCTGGTCGGCGGCAACTGGCGCCCGGTCGCCGACGTCATCGCCGCCCAGCTGGGCAACAAGGCCGGGCTGGTCGGCGCGGCGGACCTGGCACGGGAGCCCGACCCGATCATGTGA
- a CDS encoding DUF5304 domain-containing protein produces the protein MSEERPTPDAAGEETVDETHDEAVDEELHATDADAWATACAEDLAAEKARRRAQHAPPPGSAAEELRKLVDSVADRLSGIQSPLLGAVAGPAAQQVVRQVVQQAKAAVEPVIERNPDVFDHLAAAGTELLAAYRSAVQAQEQRWTARTSDPADPNNPTGPTKGGRGFGEGGEGAGPGQRIDLD, from the coding sequence ATGAGCGAAGAGCGCCCCACGCCCGACGCCGCCGGGGAAGAGACCGTGGACGAGACCCACGACGAGGCCGTCGACGAGGAGCTTCACGCGACCGACGCCGACGCCTGGGCCACCGCCTGTGCCGAGGACCTGGCCGCGGAGAAGGCCCGCCGCCGCGCTCAGCACGCCCCGCCGCCCGGCTCGGCCGCCGAGGAGCTGCGCAAGCTCGTCGACAGCGTCGCCGACCGGCTGTCCGGCATCCAGTCCCCGCTCCTCGGCGCGGTCGCCGGACCCGCGGCCCAGCAGGTCGTGCGCCAGGTCGTCCAGCAGGCCAAGGCTGCCGTCGAGCCCGTCATCGAGCGCAACCCGGACGTCTTCGACCACCTGGCCGCGGCCGGCACCGAACTCCTCGCCGCCTACCGCTCCGCCGTCCAGGCCCAGGAACAGCGCTGGACCGCCCGCACGAGCGACCCGGCCGACCCGAACAACCCCACCGGCCCGACCAAGGGCGGCCGGGGCTTCGGCGAGGGCGGCGAGGGCGCCGGACCGGGCCAGCGCATCGATCTCGACTGA
- a CDS encoding ArsA family ATPase: protein MRTLLITGPGGSGRTTVAAATALRAAGEGTKTLVLSADRTDTLGAALGARTGPAPVRITPQLTAWRPDATAGFRDDLAGFQDRASTVLDLLGASRLDPEEVTPLPGAEELTLLRALRDAALAEAHDLLVVDLPPTPQALALLALPEELRRYLRRLLPPERQAARALRPVLGRLAGVPMPAEWLYETTARWDVELAAVEAVLADRNTAVRLVAEPGPAGADAVRDARLGLALRALPVESLLANRVLPETAADADADADGLLGRLVAQQRKALGEWGEAETVAHLGHDPRGADDLAALAVPGVNPAATPVEWPVADRLADDGVLVWHVPLPGAIRDELDLIRRGDELVVSAGPFRRIVALPSALRRCTVDGAALRDGELCVRFAPDPGLWPRTR, encoded by the coding sequence ATGCGCACCCTCCTGATCACCGGCCCGGGCGGCAGCGGCCGTACGACCGTCGCTGCGGCCACTGCTCTGCGGGCCGCCGGCGAGGGGACCAAGACCCTCGTTCTCAGCGCCGACCGCACCGACACGCTCGGCGCGGCGCTCGGGGCGCGGACGGGGCCCGCGCCGGTGCGGATCACCCCGCAGCTCACCGCCTGGCGGCCCGACGCCACCGCCGGCTTCCGGGACGACCTCGCCGGATTCCAGGACCGCGCCTCCACCGTCCTCGACCTGCTCGGCGCCTCCCGGCTCGACCCGGAGGAGGTCACCCCCCTCCCCGGCGCCGAGGAGCTGACCCTGCTGCGCGCGCTGCGGGACGCCGCCCTCGCCGAGGCGCACGACCTCCTCGTCGTCGACCTCCCGCCCACCCCGCAGGCCCTCGCCCTCCTCGCCCTCCCCGAGGAGCTGCGCCGCTACCTGCGCCGTCTGCTCCCGCCGGAACGCCAGGCCGCCCGCGCCCTGCGCCCCGTCCTCGGCCGCCTGGCCGGCGTGCCCATGCCCGCCGAGTGGCTGTACGAGACGACCGCCCGCTGGGACGTGGAGCTGGCCGCCGTCGAGGCCGTCCTCGCCGACCGGAACACCGCCGTACGCCTGGTCGCCGAGCCGGGACCGGCCGGCGCCGACGCCGTCCGCGACGCCCGTCTCGGCCTCGCCCTGCGCGCCCTGCCCGTCGAGTCACTCCTCGCCAACCGCGTCCTGCCGGAGACGGCCGCCGACGCCGACGCCGACGCAGACGGTCTGCTCGGGCGGCTCGTCGCCCAGCAGCGCAAGGCACTCGGCGAGTGGGGCGAGGCGGAGACCGTGGCCCACCTCGGCCACGACCCCCGCGGCGCCGACGACCTCGCCGCGCTCGCCGTCCCCGGCGTCAACCCGGCGGCCACCCCGGTCGAGTGGCCCGTCGCCGACCGGCTCGCGGACGACGGCGTCCTCGTCTGGCACGTCCCCCTGCCCGGCGCCATACGCGACGAGCTCGACCTCATCCGGCGCGGCGACGAACTCGTCGTCAGCGCCGGGCCGTTCCGCCGCATCGTCGCGCTGCCCTCCGCCCTGCGCCGCTGCACCGTCGACGGCGCGGCCCTGCGCGACGGAGAGCTGTGCGTCCGGTTCGCGCCGGACCCCGGTCTGTGGCCGCGGACGAGGTGA
- a CDS encoding SRPBCC family protein, with translation MAEHTSSSITIEAAPADVMAVIADFARYPDWTGEVKEAEVLKTDAQGRAEQVRLVMDAGAIKDDQTLGYTWTGANEVSWTLVKSQMLRQLDGSYLLRPAGAGATEVTYQLTVDVKIPMLGMIKRKAEKVIIDRALAGLKKRVESGETGTEPGTETAEK, from the coding sequence ATGGCGGAACACACCAGCTCGAGCATCACGATCGAGGCGGCACCGGCCGACGTCATGGCGGTGATCGCCGACTTCGCCCGCTATCCGGACTGGACCGGCGAAGTGAAGGAGGCGGAGGTCCTCAAGACCGACGCACAGGGCCGCGCCGAACAGGTCCGCCTCGTCATGGACGCCGGCGCCATCAAGGACGACCAGACCCTGGGCTACACGTGGACCGGCGCCAACGAGGTGTCCTGGACCCTGGTCAAGTCCCAGATGCTGCGCCAGCTCGACGGCTCCTACCTCCTCAGGCCGGCCGGCGCCGGGGCGACCGAGGTCACCTACCAGCTCACCGTCGACGTCAAGATCCCCATGCTGGGCATGATCAAGCGCAAGGCCGAGAAGGTCATCATCGACCGTGCGCTGGCGGGCCTGAAGAAGCGCGTGGAGTCGGGGGAGACGGGCACGGAGCCGGGGACCGAGACGGCCGAGAAGTAG
- a CDS encoding metallophosphoesterase — translation MVSDVHGNARDLARAGEGADALICLGDLVLFLDYADHSRGIFPDLFGVENAHRIVALRTARRFEEARELGARLWGGIGGDRFTHIERAVRKQYAELFAAFPTPTYATYGNVDIPQLWPEYARPGTTVLDGERVEIGGLVFGFVGGGLKTPMRTPYEISDEEYAAKIEAVGEVDVLCTHIPPEVPELVYDTVARRFERGSRAVLEAIRRTRPRYALFGHVHQPLARRMRIGATECVNVGHFAGSGKPWALEW, via the coding sequence GTGGTCAGCGACGTGCACGGCAACGCGCGCGATCTGGCCCGGGCCGGAGAGGGCGCCGACGCGTTGATCTGTCTGGGCGACCTCGTCCTCTTCCTGGACTACGCCGACCACTCCCGCGGGATCTTCCCCGACCTGTTCGGCGTGGAGAACGCCCACCGGATCGTGGCCCTGCGCACCGCCCGCCGCTTCGAGGAGGCGCGCGAGCTCGGCGCCCGGCTGTGGGGCGGCATCGGCGGCGACCGGTTCACCCACATCGAGCGGGCGGTGCGCAAGCAGTACGCCGAACTGTTCGCCGCGTTCCCGACCCCGACGTACGCCACCTACGGCAATGTCGACATCCCGCAGCTGTGGCCGGAGTACGCCAGGCCCGGCACCACCGTCCTGGACGGCGAACGGGTGGAGATCGGGGGCCTGGTCTTCGGCTTCGTGGGCGGCGGACTGAAGACGCCCATGCGCACCCCGTACGAGATCAGCGACGAGGAGTACGCGGCGAAGATCGAGGCGGTCGGCGAGGTGGACGTGCTCTGCACCCACATCCCGCCGGAGGTGCCGGAACTCGTCTACGACACCGTGGCGCGCCGTTTCGAACGGGGCAGTCGTGCGGTGCTGGAGGCCATCCGCCGGACCCGGCCCCGCTACGCGCTGTTCGGCCACGTCCACCAGCCGCTCGCCCGGCGGATGCGGATCGGGGCGACCGAGTGCGTGAACGTGGGGCACTTCGCGGGGAGCGGGAAGCCGTGGGCGCTGGAGTGGTGA
- a CDS encoding long-chain fatty acid--CoA ligase, with the protein MREFSLPALYEVPADGNLTDIVRRNAAQHPDVAVIARKVGGVWQDVTATAFLAEVHAAAKGLIASGVQPGDRVGLMSRTRYEWTLLDFAIWCAGAVTVPVYETSSAEQVQWILSDSGATACIVELDNHTAAVESVREALPALKHVWQIEAGGVEELGRLGKDVSDATVEERSSLAKADDPATIVYTSGTTGRPKGCVLTHRSFFAECGNVVERLRPLFRTGECSVLLFLPLAHVFGRLVQIAPMMAPIKLGNVPDIKNLTDELAAFRPTLILGVPRVFEKVYNSARAKAQADGKGAIFDKAADTAIAYSKALELPAGPSLGLKIKHKVFDRLVYSKLRAVLGGKGEYAISGGAPLGERLGHFFRGIGFTVLEGYGLTESCAATAFNPWDRQKIGTVGQPLPGSVVRIADDGEVLLHGEHLFREYWNNPGATAEALADGWFHTGDIGTLDEDGYLRITGRKKEIIVTAGGKNVAPAVIEDRIRAHALVAECMVVGDGRPFVGALVTIDEEFLGRWAADHGKPAGSTAASLREDADLAAAIQSAIDDGNAAVSKAESVRKFRILSSQFTEDSGHLTPSLKLKRNVVAKDYASEIEAIYAK; encoded by the coding sequence TTGCGCGAGTTCAGCCTTCCGGCTTTGTACGAGGTCCCTGCGGACGGCAACCTGACCGACATCGTCCGCAGAAACGCCGCGCAGCATCCCGACGTCGCCGTCATCGCCCGCAAGGTGGGCGGCGTCTGGCAGGACGTGACGGCCACGGCCTTCCTGGCCGAGGTGCACGCCGCCGCCAAGGGTCTCATCGCCTCCGGCGTCCAGCCGGGCGACCGCGTCGGCCTGATGTCGCGCACCCGCTACGAGTGGACGCTGCTCGACTTCGCGATCTGGTGCGCGGGCGCGGTCACCGTCCCGGTGTACGAGACCAGCTCGGCCGAGCAGGTGCAGTGGATCCTCTCCGACTCGGGCGCGACCGCCTGCATCGTCGAGCTGGACAACCACACCGCCGCCGTGGAGTCGGTGCGCGAGGCGCTGCCCGCCCTCAAACACGTCTGGCAGATCGAGGCGGGGGGCGTGGAGGAGCTCGGACGGCTCGGCAAGGACGTCTCCGACGCCACCGTCGAGGAGCGCAGCTCGCTCGCCAAGGCCGACGACCCGGCGACCATCGTCTACACCTCCGGCACCACCGGCCGGCCCAAGGGCTGTGTGCTGACCCACCGCAGCTTCTTCGCCGAGTGCGGGAACGTCGTCGAGCGGCTGCGGCCCCTCTTCCGCACGGGCGAGTGCAGCGTCCTGCTGTTCCTGCCCCTCGCGCACGTCTTCGGCCGGCTGGTGCAGATCGCCCCGATGATGGCGCCGATCAAGCTGGGCAACGTCCCGGACATCAAGAACCTCACCGACGAGCTGGCGGCCTTCCGGCCGACGCTGATCCTGGGCGTACCGCGGGTCTTCGAGAAGGTCTACAACTCGGCGCGCGCCAAGGCGCAGGCGGACGGCAAGGGCGCGATCTTCGACAAGGCGGCGGACACCGCGATCGCCTACAGCAAGGCGCTGGAGCTTCCGGCGGGCCCGTCCCTGGGCCTGAAGATCAAGCACAAGGTCTTCGACCGGCTGGTCTACAGCAAGCTGCGCGCGGTGCTCGGCGGCAAGGGCGAGTACGCGATCTCGGGCGGCGCCCCGCTGGGCGAGCGTCTGGGGCACTTCTTCCGCGGCATCGGCTTCACCGTCCTGGAGGGCTACGGCCTGACGGAGTCCTGTGCGGCCACCGCCTTCAACCCGTGGGACCGCCAGAAGATCGGCACGGTCGGTCAGCCGCTGCCGGGCTCGGTGGTGCGCATCGCGGACGACGGCGAGGTCCTGCTGCACGGCGAGCACCTGTTCAGGGAGTACTGGAACAACCCGGGCGCGACCGCGGAGGCGCTGGCCGACGGCTGGTTCCACACCGGTGACATCGGCACCCTGGACGAGGACGGCTACCTGAGGATCACCGGCCGCAAGAAGGAGATCATCGTCACCGCGGGCGGCAAGAACGTCGCCCCGGCCGTGATCGAGGACCGGATCCGGGCGCATGCGCTGGTCGCGGAGTGCATGGTGGTCGGCGACGGGCGGCCGTTCGTGGGCGCGCTGGTCACCATCGACGAGGAGTTCCTGGGCCGTTGGGCCGCCGATCACGGCAAGCCGGCGGGGTCCACCGCGGCGTCGCTGCGCGAGGACGCCGACCTGGCGGCTGCGATCCAGTCGGCGATCGACGACGGCAACGCCGCGGTGTCGAAGGCGGAATCTGTGCGGAAGTTCCGCATTCTCTCCTCCCAGTTCACGGAGGACTCGGGCCACCTCACGCCGTCGCTGAAGCTCAAGCGCAATGTCGTGGCGAAGGACTACGCGTCGGAGATCGAGGCGATCTACGCGAAGTAG